A part of Haloarchaeobius sp. HME9146 genomic DNA contains:
- a CDS encoding class I SAM-dependent methyltransferase: MDRSPSTTRETYDRIAAHFAKTREYAWPEVESFVDDAPTGGRGLDLGCGNCRHAELLAAHCDSVVGLDLSRGLLETGRERATDHGFAVDLVQGDASSLPLQDGSVDLAVYVATLHHLPTREARRASLDELARILSPDGLALVSAWSTAHDSFDRDEPFDTEVDWTLPGGVTVPRFYHIYSPPEFDADLAASDLRIQASEVSSGNCYATVTGSKQ; this comes from the coding sequence ATGGACCGCTCCCCGTCGACCACCCGCGAGACCTACGACCGCATCGCGGCCCACTTCGCGAAGACCCGGGAGTACGCCTGGCCGGAGGTCGAATCCTTCGTCGACGACGCGCCGACCGGCGGCCGGGGGCTCGACCTCGGCTGTGGCAACTGCCGCCACGCCGAACTGCTCGCCGCCCACTGCGACAGCGTCGTCGGTCTCGACCTCTCCCGTGGGTTGCTGGAGACCGGCCGCGAGCGCGCCACCGACCACGGGTTCGCGGTCGACCTCGTGCAGGGCGATGCGTCCTCGCTCCCGCTCCAGGACGGCTCGGTCGACCTCGCGGTGTACGTCGCGACCCTGCACCACCTGCCCACCCGCGAGGCCCGCCGCGCGAGCCTCGACGAACTCGCCCGCATCCTCTCACCCGACGGCCTCGCGCTCGTCTCGGCGTGGTCGACCGCCCACGACAGCTTCGACCGGGACGAGCCCTTCGACACCGAGGTCGACTGGACGCTCCCCGGCGGCGTCACCGTGCCCCGGTTCTACCACATCTACTCGCCCCCGGAGTTCGACGCCGACCTCGCCGCCAGTGACCTGCGTATCCAGGCCAGTGAGGTCTCCTCCGGCAACTGCTACGCGACCGTGACCGGTTCGAAACAGTAA
- a CDS encoding response regulator — protein MSQVTVRILHVDDDPSFTELVGTVLERTDSRLTVESVTSPAKALAMLDEECPDCIVSDYDMPRMNGLELLREVREREAEMPFVLFTGKGSEEVASEAISAGVSDYLQKSGGLEKYEILANRVRNLAEKYHAERRNQQFLDAIESIGQGVSLLNQAGEFIFVNDAYARCFGYEADELVGEHWSLLYETDEDIEHMAGVVTSIPDNGYWTGQTRQIRKDESRVLLNHQLAFARDQTMICTVGEPQEANGSEPIVVDGQVFEEDQVHQPLD, from the coding sequence ATGAGTCAGGTGACGGTTCGTATCCTCCACGTGGACGACGACCCCTCGTTCACGGAGCTGGTCGGGACGGTGCTCGAACGGACCGACAGCCGACTCACCGTCGAGTCCGTCACGTCACCAGCGAAGGCGCTGGCGATGCTAGACGAGGAGTGTCCGGACTGCATCGTCAGCGATTACGACATGCCGAGGATGAACGGACTGGAACTGCTGCGGGAGGTTCGAGAACGGGAAGCAGAGATGCCGTTCGTGCTGTTCACCGGCAAAGGGTCCGAGGAAGTCGCGAGCGAGGCTATCTCCGCGGGCGTCTCGGACTACCTCCAGAAGTCGGGTGGGCTGGAGAAGTACGAGATTCTCGCGAACCGGGTACGGAACCTCGCCGAAAAGTACCACGCCGAGCGGCGCAACCAGCAGTTCCTCGACGCCATCGAGTCCATCGGCCAGGGCGTGAGCCTGCTGAACCAGGCGGGCGAGTTCATCTTCGTCAACGACGCCTACGCGAGGTGCTTCGGCTACGAGGCCGACGAACTCGTCGGCGAACACTGGTCGCTCCTGTACGAGACCGACGAGGACATCGAGCACATGGCGGGCGTGGTCACCTCCATCCCGGACAACGGCTACTGGACGGGACAGACCCGACAGATTCGCAAGGACGAGAGTCGCGTCCTGTTGAACCACCAGCTCGCGTTCGCCCGCGACCAGACGATGATCTGCACCGTCGGCGAGCCACAGGAGGCGAACGGGTCCGAGCCGATCGTCGTCGACGGGCAGGTGTTCGAGGAAGACCAGGTGCACCAGCCCCTGGACTGA
- a CDS encoding GNAT family N-acetyltransferase, producing MTDDSPSRSFAFLGWPDDEPTLRLDYQRFSYAGKFVMTSTGKAVVRGPEHDMDDSRPDAGEYDRDVVAAVAFNEDRTDSETVWLRYVTVREDRRGEGLGPALVEFVVDRAHDAGYDRARIAVNNAYSYEALYRAGFGYTGRETGIAELVLEHPVPAGNDRDAHAAAYRDGLAVFADRDDLSAAERAFIAEKRERGPPR from the coding sequence GTGACCGACGACTCCCCGTCGCGTTCGTTCGCGTTCCTCGGCTGGCCCGACGACGAGCCGACGCTCAGGCTCGACTACCAGCGGTTCAGCTACGCCGGGAAGTTCGTCATGACGAGTACGGGGAAGGCGGTGGTCCGCGGCCCGGAGCACGACATGGACGACTCGCGCCCCGACGCGGGCGAGTACGACCGCGACGTGGTCGCCGCCGTCGCGTTCAACGAGGACCGGACCGACTCCGAGACGGTCTGGCTTCGGTACGTCACGGTCCGCGAAGACCGCCGCGGCGAGGGTCTCGGCCCTGCCCTCGTCGAGTTCGTGGTCGACCGGGCCCACGACGCAGGGTACGACCGCGCCCGCATCGCCGTCAACAACGCCTACTCCTACGAGGCGCTGTACCGGGCCGGGTTCGGCTACACTGGGCGCGAGACCGGTATCGCGGAACTCGTCCTCGAACACCCGGTCCCCGCCGGGAATGACCGGGACGCCCACGCCGCGGCCTACCGCGACGGGCTCGCCGTCTTCGCGGACCGCGACGACCTGTCGGCGGCCGAGCGCGCGTTCATCGCGGAGAAGCGCGAGCGCGGCCCGCCCCGGTGA